The Haloplanus salinarum genome includes a region encoding these proteins:
- a CDS encoding glycosyltransferase family 87 protein produces the protein MSLLRRLLARRDDAPLFVAVSLVVGLALATYPAVDWYLRAIGVAPRFGFWDFGAYANAVDRWVAGESLYARNDNGGYHGSYLYPPIALLALAPFRLALDFRPAAILWTACAVLLLWIAIQRLVGALGVPLRPRERVAILPLVAGFHPVLLAVKLGQTAAGLTALLTLAASASLRGRSHLAGALTACCGVVKLPYAPAGAHLLGDRDRFAGAVVGGLALLALSVLLFGVEAHRTFLDVLAWGVETGSVARSPRIWLPPYYRPLYDVPYGLAIRVLASLAIVVGVLRASTDAVREVTALGFAAVPLLAPLTYTYYFAAALPAVVLLLAAELDRPDGRPTVPVVGLLLLHVHSYGLRTAGLLLPEWVPGLLIQPGLWGNLLLVGLAAARVAAAGGTDLGAARSLASAVGRRGD, from the coding sequence ATGTCCCTCCTCCGCCGACTGCTCGCCCGGCGCGACGACGCCCCCCTCTTCGTCGCCGTCTCACTCGTCGTCGGTCTCGCGCTGGCGACTTACCCCGCCGTCGACTGGTATCTCCGCGCCATCGGGGTCGCCCCCCGCTTTGGGTTCTGGGACTTCGGCGCCTACGCCAACGCCGTCGACCGCTGGGTCGCCGGCGAGTCGCTCTACGCCCGCAACGACAACGGCGGCTACCACGGCAGCTACCTCTACCCCCCGATCGCACTCCTCGCGCTCGCCCCTTTCCGTCTCGCCCTCGACTTCCGTCCCGCCGCGATCCTGTGGACCGCGTGTGCGGTCCTCCTCCTCTGGATCGCGATCCAGCGACTCGTCGGCGCCCTCGGCGTCCCGCTCCGTCCCCGGGAGCGGGTCGCGATCCTCCCGCTCGTCGCCGGCTTCCACCCGGTGCTCCTCGCGGTCAAACTCGGACAGACCGCCGCCGGACTGACAGCCCTCCTCACCCTCGCCGCGTCGGCGTCGCTCCGCGGCCGCTCGCATCTCGCCGGCGCACTCACCGCCTGCTGTGGCGTCGTCAAACTCCCGTACGCCCCCGCCGGCGCCCACCTGCTCGGCGACCGGGACCGCTTCGCCGGCGCCGTCGTCGGCGGCCTCGCCCTCCTCGCGCTGTCCGTCCTCCTCTTCGGCGTCGAGGCCCACCGGACCTTCCTCGACGTGCTCGCATGGGGGGTCGAGACGGGGAGCGTCGCCCGGTCTCCACGTATCTGGCTTCCGCCGTACTACCGACCGCTGTACGACGTACCGTACGGCCTGGCGATCCGCGTCCTCGCCAGCCTCGCCATCGTCGTCGGCGTCCTCCGGGCCTCCACCGACGCCGTCCGCGAGGTGACTGCCCTCGGCTTCGCCGCCGTCCCCCTGCTCGCACCGCTGACTTACACCTACTACTTCGCGGCCGCCCTCCCCGCCGTCGTCCTGCTCTTGGCCGCCGAACTGGACCGCCCCGACGGCCGCCCGACCGTCCCCGTCGTCGGCCTCCTCTTGCTCCACGTCCACTCCTACGGCCTCCGAACGGCCGGTCTGCTGCTCCCCGAGTGGGTGCCCGGACTCCTCATCCAGCCGGGGCTCTGGGGGAACCTCCTGCTGGTCGGCCTCGCGGCCGCCCGCGTCGCGGCCGCCGGCGGGACCGACCTCGGAGCGGCCCGCTCGCTCGCGTCCGCGGTCGGCCGGCGCGGGGATTAA
- the ribB gene encoding 3,4-dihydroxy-2-butanone-4-phosphate synthase produces the protein MTVQGRGESTDPDGDALDRAVAAFRAGEPVLVHDADDREGETDLLYPASAVTPAAVARLRNDGGGLVFVALPDAVAERFDLPFLHEVLDHPANDHTDLGYDAHPSFSLTVNHRDGFTGVTDDDRALTIRRLGEVSDEAGYGVEAFAEEFRTPGHVHLLRAAPDLLTERRGHTELGLALAREAGVSPAVAGCEMLDDGTGGALSTADARAYAREHDVPFVEGATLVDALR, from the coding sequence GTGACGGTTCAGGGCCGCGGGGAGTCGACGGATCCCGACGGGGACGCACTCGACCGCGCCGTCGCCGCCTTCCGCGCCGGCGAACCGGTGCTCGTCCACGACGCCGACGACCGCGAGGGCGAGACCGACCTGCTCTACCCCGCGAGCGCGGTGACGCCGGCCGCGGTCGCCCGGCTCCGCAACGACGGCGGCGGCCTCGTCTTCGTCGCGCTCCCCGACGCGGTCGCCGAGCGGTTCGACCTTCCGTTCCTCCACGAGGTGCTCGACCACCCGGCGAACGACCACACCGACCTCGGCTACGACGCCCACCCTTCGTTCTCGCTGACGGTCAACCATCGGGACGGGTTCACGGGCGTCACCGACGACGACCGAGCGCTGACCATCCGCCGGCTGGGCGAGGTGAGCGACGAGGCGGGCTACGGCGTCGAGGCCTTCGCCGAGGAGTTCCGCACGCCCGGGCACGTCCACCTCCTGCGGGCGGCCCCGGACCTCCTGACCGAGCGCCGCGGCCACACGGAACTCGGACTGGCGCTGGCCCGCGAGGCCGGCGTCTCCCCCGCCGTCGCCGGCTGTGAGATGCTCGACGACGGGACGGGCGGGGCGCTCTCGACGGCGGACGCGCGGGCCTACGCCCGGGAACACGACGTACCGTTCGTCGAGGGCGCGACGCTCGTGGACGCGCTCCGCTGA
- a CDS encoding Brp/Blh family beta-carotene 15,15'-dioxygenase encodes MGGSHADGASDPDLAAFMHAVGCRPAWAVVAALTLGVGVAAAAGARPSLPPVVRYLPLAASLLLFGLPHGAVDHLAPARVAGRVPTVRSMTAVGLGYLLLGGVYAALWVVAPAASAALFVGLTWLHWGQGDLYALDVLGGDHLDDAGVRAGTLLVRGGLPMLVPLLRFPERYRAVIDAWVALFGRGLDAAWLVAPDVRLGLGAGFAVLTVGTLLAGYRNGGGQEWRRDAGETLLLWAYFLVVPPLVAIGVYFCVWHSLRHVVRLVGVDEGAREALATRGPVSALRRTGRDALPLTAVSVVLLVAVGVVAGVDTAPETLAALYLVFIAVLTLPHVVVVAWMDRVECRGLGWRAGGQ; translated from the coding sequence ATGGGTGGATCGCACGCGGACGGGGCGTCGGATCCGGACCTGGCGGCGTTCATGCACGCCGTGGGCTGTCGGCCCGCGTGGGCCGTCGTCGCGGCGCTGACCCTCGGCGTCGGCGTCGCGGCGGCGGCAGGCGCCCGCCCGTCGCTCCCGCCGGTGGTGCGCTACCTCCCGCTAGCCGCGAGCCTCCTGCTGTTCGGGTTGCCACACGGGGCCGTAGACCACCTGGCGCCGGCCCGGGTCGCGGGGCGGGTGCCGACGGTCCGGTCGATGACGGCGGTCGGCCTCGGCTACCTCCTGCTCGGCGGGGTCTACGCCGCGCTGTGGGTGGTCGCGCCGGCCGCGTCGGCCGCGCTCTTCGTCGGCCTGACGTGGCTCCACTGGGGGCAGGGCGACCTCTACGCGCTCGACGTGCTGGGGGGCGATCATCTGGACGACGCGGGCGTGCGCGCGGGAACGTTGCTCGTTCGCGGCGGCCTGCCGATGCTGGTGCCCCTGCTCCGATTCCCCGAGCGCTACCGCGCGGTGATCGACGCGTGGGTGGCGCTGTTCGGCCGCGGACTCGACGCGGCGTGGCTGGTCGCCCCCGACGTGCGCCTCGGGCTCGGGGCCGGGTTCGCGGTCCTGACCGTCGGGACGCTCCTGGCGGGCTACCGGAACGGTGGCGGGCAGGAGTGGCGCCGCGACGCCGGCGAGACGCTGCTCCTGTGGGCGTACTTCCTCGTCGTCCCGCCGCTCGTGGCCATCGGGGTGTACTTCTGTGTGTGGCACTCGCTGCGACACGTCGTCCGGCTGGTCGGGGTGGACGAGGGGGCACGGGAGGCGCTCGCGACCCGGGGGCCGGTCTCGGCGCTCCGGCGGACGGGGCGGGACGCCCTCCCGCTGACCGCCGTGTCGGTCGTCCTCCTCGTCGCGGTGGGCGTCGTCGCCGGGGTTGACACCGCCCCCGAGACGCTCGCGGCGCTGTATCTGGTCTTCATCGCCGTGTTGACGCTGCCACACGTCGTCGTGGTGGCGTGGATGGACCGCGTCGAGTGCAGGGGACTGGGGTGGCGAGCCGGCGGACAATAA
- the prf1 gene encoding peptide chain release factor aRF-1, translating into MSTDTQDADDDRRKYEFRKVIEDLKEYEGSGTQLVTIYIPPDKQISSVVAHVTQEHSEASNIKSKQTRTNVQDALTSIKDRLRYYDTYPPENGIVIFSGAVDAGGGQTDMVTKVLESPPDPIQSFRYHCDSDFLTEPLEGMLSDKGLFGLIVLDRREANVGWLKGKRVEPVKSASSLVPGKQRKGGQSAQRFARLRLEAIDNFYQEVAEMANDLFVPERHDLDGILVGGPSPTKDEFLDGDYLHHELQDHVVGKFDVSYTDESGLYDLVDAAQDVLADQEIMKDKVQMEEFFENLHSGDLATYGFEQTRRNLVMGSVDRLLISEDLRKDVVVYDCDGVEEFEVIDRRNSTPDHECEDGSEAEVQEREDVIEHLMSIAEQRGTETKFISTDFEKGEQLYDAFGGVAGILRYSTGI; encoded by the coding sequence ATGAGTACCGACACGCAGGACGCCGACGACGACCGTCGGAAATACGAGTTCCGGAAGGTCATCGAGGACCTGAAGGAGTACGAGGGCTCCGGCACCCAACTCGTCACCATCTACATCCCGCCGGACAAGCAGATCTCTTCGGTCGTCGCCCACGTCACCCAGGAACACTCCGAGGCCAGCAACATCAAGTCCAAACAGACCCGGACGAACGTCCAGGACGCCCTGACGAGCATCAAGGACCGCCTCCGCTACTACGACACCTACCCCCCCGAGAACGGCATCGTCATCTTCAGCGGCGCCGTCGACGCCGGCGGCGGCCAGACCGACATGGTGACCAAAGTGCTGGAGAGCCCCCCGGATCCCATCCAGTCCTTTCGCTACCACTGTGACTCCGATTTCCTCACGGAGCCCCTGGAAGGGATGCTCTCCGACAAGGGGCTGTTCGGCCTCATCGTCCTCGACCGCCGCGAGGCGAACGTGGGCTGGCTGAAGGGCAAGCGCGTCGAACCCGTCAAGAGCGCCTCCTCGCTCGTCCCCGGCAAGCAGCGGAAGGGTGGCCAGTCCGCCCAGCGGTTCGCCCGCCTTCGTCTCGAAGCCATCGACAACTTCTACCAGGAGGTCGCGGAGATGGCCAACGACCTGTTCGTCCCGGAGCGACACGACCTGGACGGCATCCTCGTCGGCGGCCCCTCGCCGACGAAAGACGAATTTCTAGACGGCGACTACCTCCACCACGAACTCCAGGACCACGTCGTCGGCAAGTTCGACGTGTCCTACACCGACGAATCGGGGCTCTACGACCTGGTCGACGCCGCACAGGACGTCCTCGCCGACCAGGAGATCATGAAGGACAAGGTCCAGATGGAGGAGTTCTTCGAGAATCTCCACTCCGGCGACCTCGCCACCTACGGGTTCGAGCAGACCCGCCGGAACCTCGTCATGGGGTCCGTCGACCGCCTGCTCATCAGCGAGGATCTCCGCAAGGACGTAGTCGTCTACGATTGCGACGGCGTCGAGGAGTTCGAGGTGATCGACCGCCGCAACTCGACGCCCGACCACGAGTGCGAGGACGGGAGCGAGGCCGAGGTGCAGGAACGCGAGGACGTGATCGAACACCTGATGTCCATCGCCGAACAGCGCGGTACCGAGACGAAGTTCATCAGTACGGACTTCGAGAAGGGCGAACAGCTCTACGACGCCTTCGGCGGCGTCGCCGGCATCCTGCGGTACTCCACCGGTATCTGA
- a CDS encoding V-type ATP synthase subunit D has protein sequence MAEDVKPTRKNLMAIEDRIELSERGHDTLEQKRDGLIMEFMDILDQAQDIREDLDANYETAQRKINMARAMEGDVAVRGAAAALKEHPEITTQSKNIMGVVVPQIESSRVRKSLDQRGYGLLGSSARIDEAADAYEELLESIILAAEVETAMKKMLTEIETTKRRVNALEFKLLPDLHENKEYIEQKLEEQEREEIFRLKKIKAKKEAEEKAEAEEEEEAAEPVTADD, from the coding sequence ATGGCCGAGGACGTCAAACCCACTCGCAAGAACCTCATGGCGATCGAGGACCGGATCGAACTCTCCGAGCGGGGGCACGACACGCTCGAACAGAAACGAGACGGCCTCATCATGGAGTTCATGGACATCCTGGACCAGGCCCAGGACATCCGCGAGGACCTCGACGCGAACTACGAGACGGCACAGCGAAAGATCAACATGGCGCGGGCGATGGAGGGCGACGTCGCCGTTCGCGGCGCCGCCGCCGCGCTCAAGGAACACCCGGAGATCACGACCCAGTCGAAGAACATCATGGGCGTGGTCGTGCCCCAGATCGAGTCCTCGCGCGTGCGAAAGAGCCTCGATCAGCGTGGCTACGGCCTGCTCGGCTCCTCGGCCCGCATCGACGAGGCGGCCGACGCCTACGAGGAACTCCTCGAATCCATCATCCTCGCCGCCGAGGTGGAGACGGCGATGAAGAAGATGCTGACCGAGATCGAGACCACCAAGCGCCGCGTCAACGCCCTCGAGTTCAAACTCCTGCCCGACCTCCACGAGAACAAGGAGTACATCGAGCAGAAACTCGAAGAGCAGGAACGCGAGGAGATCTTCCGCCTGAAGAAGATCAAAGCCAAGAAGGAAGCCGAGGAGAAGGCCGAAGCCGAGGAGGAGGAGGAGGCCGCCGAACCCGTCACCGCCGACGACTAG
- a CDS encoding DUF502 domain-containing protein encodes MSSWRRDVASGLVVLVPILVTLFVLNWLYARVAELPVVRTLPPYYGVPVALVVFVMLVLSVGYLMRTTAGRLFERVLDSAMNHVPLIRILYNASKLAVETALTGTEDLQKPVRLETWPGIDMTAFKTGQTTADGKVVLFMPTAPNITTGFVIEVAPDRIEETGESVEEALTRILSAGFAEDEHAQRIDTAVEEAGAEAEPGTATDDGTADP; translated from the coding sequence ATGTCCTCGTGGAGACGCGACGTCGCCAGCGGACTGGTGGTCCTCGTCCCCATCCTGGTCACCCTGTTCGTCCTCAACTGGCTGTACGCCAGGGTCGCGGAACTACCCGTCGTCCGGACGCTCCCACCCTACTACGGCGTCCCCGTCGCGCTCGTCGTGTTCGTCATGCTGGTGTTGTCGGTCGGCTACCTGATGCGGACGACCGCCGGTCGCCTGTTCGAGCGCGTCCTCGACAGCGCGATGAACCACGTGCCCCTCATTCGGATCCTCTACAACGCCTCGAAACTCGCCGTCGAGACGGCACTCACCGGCACCGAGGACCTCCAGAAGCCGGTCCGACTGGAGACCTGGCCCGGGATCGACATGACCGCGTTCAAGACCGGGCAGACCACCGCCGACGGCAAGGTCGTCCTGTTCATGCCCACCGCCCCGAACATCACCACCGGGTTCGTCATCGAGGTGGCCCCCGACCGGATCGAGGAGACCGGCGAGAGCGTCGAGGAGGCGCTGACGCGCATCCTCAGCGCCGGATTCGCGGAGGACGAACACGCCCAGCGGATCGACACCGCCGTCGAAGAGGCCGGCGCGGAGGCCGAGCCAGGGACGGCGACCGACGACGGGACCGCCGACCCGTGA
- a CDS encoding branched-chain amino acid transaminase, producing MGFEEMREAGDVDTVWMDGEFVDWDDAQIHVLTHGLHYGTGVFEGVRCYDTEDGPAIFRWEEHLDRFYQSGKPYNLEVPFDREELTEATKELIRRQDLPSCYIRPIAYYGYDMLGLSPETCPEQVAIAVWPWGAYLGEDALEQGVEVTVSSWQKYSSAQIPTNAKTTGPYVNSVLASLEAKREGYTEALLLNGEGNVAEGPGENLFLVRDDEIYTPGLAEGILDGITRNTVITLAREQGYTVHDDATISRGELNTADELFFSGTAAEVTPIRKVDNVVVGEGSRGPVTEDIQKAFFDLVERRTDAHEDWFTYVDV from the coding sequence ATGGGCTTCGAAGAGATGCGCGAGGCCGGCGACGTCGACACCGTCTGGATGGACGGCGAGTTCGTCGACTGGGACGACGCGCAGATCCACGTGCTCACCCACGGCCTCCACTACGGCACGGGGGTCTTCGAGGGCGTCCGCTGCTACGATACGGAGGATGGCCCGGCCATCTTCCGGTGGGAGGAACACCTGGATCGCTTCTACCAGTCGGGGAAGCCGTACAACCTGGAGGTCCCCTTCGACCGCGAGGAACTGACCGAAGCGACGAAGGAACTCATCCGCCGGCAGGATCTCCCCTCCTGTTACATCCGACCGATCGCGTACTACGGCTACGACATGCTGGGGTTGAGCCCCGAGACCTGTCCGGAACAGGTGGCCATCGCCGTCTGGCCCTGGGGAGCCTACCTCGGCGAGGACGCGCTGGAGCAGGGCGTCGAGGTCACGGTGTCGTCGTGGCAGAAGTACTCCTCGGCACAGATCCCGACCAACGCCAAGACGACGGGCCCGTACGTCAACAGCGTGCTGGCGAGTCTGGAGGCAAAGCGGGAGGGGTACACCGAGGCGCTCCTCCTGAACGGCGAGGGCAACGTCGCCGAGGGTCCGGGCGAGAACCTGTTTCTCGTCCGCGACGACGAAATCTACACCCCCGGCCTCGCCGAGGGCATCCTCGACGGCATCACCCGGAACACCGTCATCACGCTCGCGCGCGAGCAGGGGTACACCGTCCACGACGACGCGACGATCAGCCGGGGCGAACTCAACACCGCGGACGAGTTGTTCTTCTCGGGCACCGCGGCGGAGGTCACGCCGATCCGCAAGGTGGACAACGTCGTCGTCGGCGAGGGGAGCCGCGGCCCGGTGACCGAGGACATCCAGAAGGCCTTCTTCGATCTGGTCGAGCGCCGCACCGACGCCCACGAGGACTGGTTCACGTACGTCGACGTGTAG
- the pyrE gene encoding orotate phosphoribosyltransferase → MADQDLIAALRDADAVEFGEFELSHGGTSDYYVDKYLFETDPECLRLIAAAFAERIDEPKLAGVALGAVPLVAVTSAETGRPYVIARKQAKEYGTGNRIEGRLDEGERVVVLEDIATTGTSALDAVEALREAGAVVDRVLVVVDRGEGASELLADHGIELDALLTAEDLLAGD, encoded by the coding sequence ATGGCGGATCAGGACCTCATCGCGGCGCTCCGGGACGCGGACGCCGTCGAGTTCGGCGAGTTCGAACTCTCCCACGGCGGGACGAGCGACTACTACGTCGACAAGTACCTCTTCGAGACCGACCCCGAGTGTCTGCGGCTGATCGCCGCGGCCTTCGCCGAGCGGATCGACGAGCCGAAACTCGCGGGCGTCGCCCTCGGTGCGGTGCCGCTGGTGGCGGTGACGAGCGCCGAGACCGGCCGCCCCTACGTCATCGCGCGCAAGCAGGCCAAGGAGTACGGGACGGGCAACCGCATCGAGGGGCGACTCGACGAGGGCGAGCGCGTGGTCGTCCTCGAGGACATCGCCACGACGGGGACGAGCGCGCTCGACGCCGTCGAGGCGCTCCGGGAGGCGGGCGCCGTCGTCGACCGCGTGCTGGTGGTCGTCGACCGCGGCGAGGGGGCGAGCGAACTGCTCGCGGATCACGGCATCGAACTCGACGCCCTGCTGACCGCCGAGGATCTGCTGGCCGGAGACTGA
- a CDS encoding CDP-2,3-bis-(O-geranylgeranyl)-sn-glycerol synthase — translation MVVSLVAGALWAMLPAYVPNNVAVLAGGGRPIDGGRTVDGRRLLGDGKTWRGTAAGTVAGVALAMGLDAVRPGAAAALGATLPSFPLRAAVGLALGAMLGDIGASFVKRRLDRERGAAVPGLDQLDFVVGALALAALLAPSWTLSTFSPARLAVILVATPLLHVTTNVGAYLLGLKSEPW, via the coding sequence ATGGTGGTTTCGCTCGTCGCCGGCGCGCTCTGGGCGATGCTGCCGGCGTACGTCCCGAACAACGTCGCGGTCCTGGCCGGCGGCGGGCGTCCCATCGACGGCGGGCGCACGGTCGACGGCCGTCGGCTCCTCGGCGACGGCAAGACCTGGCGCGGCACGGCCGCGGGCACCGTCGCGGGCGTCGCGCTGGCGATGGGGCTCGACGCCGTCCGACCGGGCGCCGCCGCGGCGCTCGGGGCCACCCTCCCCTCGTTCCCGCTCCGGGCGGCGGTCGGCCTGGCGCTCGGCGCGATGCTCGGCGACATCGGCGCCTCGTTCGTGAAGCGACGCCTGGACCGCGAACGCGGCGCCGCCGTCCCGGGCCTCGACCAACTCGACTTCGTGGTCGGGGCGCTCGCCCTGGCGGCCCTCCTCGCGCCGTCGTGGACGCTCTCGACGTTCTCGCCCGCGCGTCTGGCAGTGATCCTCGTCGCCACGCCCCTGCTCCACGTCACGACCAACGTCGGGGCGTACCTCCTCGGCCTGAAGTCCGAACCCTGGTGA
- a CDS encoding lycopene cyclase domain-containing protein, whose amino-acid sequence MTGPTYLQFHLAFLLPAMSLLVATAFASRPRAAAAVRPLRGRGYWSGVAVITVVALVYTTPWDNYLIANGVWSYAPGSTLATLGHAPVEEYLFILVQPWLTALWLSHLSLPSEWPTVGAPIRGRLVGLALAVAVGVGGWAALGTPATFYLGAILAWAAPVLALQWVVGAPQLWARRRLVALGVLVPTTYLCVADRVAIEYGIWVLSERYTTGVTLAGLPVEEALFFLVTNCFVVQGLVLYRWVSDRYANDTAPATGDSG is encoded by the coding sequence ATGACCGGACCGACCTACCTCCAGTTCCACCTCGCCTTTCTGCTCCCGGCCATGAGCCTGCTGGTCGCGACGGCGTTCGCGAGTCGGCCGCGGGCGGCCGCCGCCGTCCGGCCGCTCCGGGGACGCGGATACTGGTCGGGCGTCGCGGTCATCACCGTCGTCGCGCTCGTGTACACGACGCCGTGGGACAACTACCTCATCGCGAACGGGGTCTGGTCGTACGCGCCGGGGAGCACGCTCGCGACGCTCGGACACGCGCCGGTCGAGGAGTACCTGTTCATCCTCGTCCAGCCGTGGCTGACGGCGCTGTGGCTCTCGCACCTGTCGCTGCCGAGCGAGTGGCCGACGGTCGGGGCACCGATCCGCGGCCGGCTGGTCGGCCTCGCGCTCGCGGTCGCGGTCGGTGTCGGCGGCTGGGCGGCGCTCGGGACGCCGGCGACGTTCTACCTCGGGGCGATCCTCGCGTGGGCGGCGCCGGTGTTGGCGCTCCAGTGGGTCGTGGGCGCGCCACAGCTGTGGGCGCGGCGGCGACTCGTCGCGCTCGGCGTCCTCGTACCGACGACGTATCTCTGTGTCGCCGACCGGGTCGCCATCGAGTACGGGATCTGGGTCCTCTCGGAGCGGTACACGACCGGCGTCACACTCGCGGGCCTCCCCGTCGAGGAGGCCCTCTTCTTCCTCGTGACCAACTGCTTCGTCGTCCAGGGACTGGTGCTCTACCGGTGGGTGAGCGACCGGTACGCGAACGACACGGCGCCGGCGACCGGCGATTCGGGGTGA
- a CDS encoding P-loop NTPase, with translation MTRVYAVASGKGGVGKTTTVATLGAVLARAGHETVVVDVDLGMGNLAGVLGIDVDTGATLNDVLAGTADVATAVREGPVGLSVLPASDDLDDFGKADPEGLPAVLEALDADVVLLDTSAGLSHDSVEPLRVADEVVLVSTAERGAIGDTAKTHEVATRFGTPVTGVVVTRTGAETDAASVGDRLGVAVLGSIPDDPAVAAAAADGEPLVTAAPSSPATAAYRRLAVALTGDDSITVTTDEPTSPTDPEGVVVVDAEAVAGDDEGSADWEEVTGETGTVTLDESDESDDSDDADERTGFLRWLLG, from the coding sequence ATGACCCGGGTGTACGCGGTCGCCAGCGGGAAAGGCGGCGTCGGCAAGACGACCACGGTGGCCACCCTCGGGGCCGTCCTCGCCCGGGCGGGACACGAGACGGTCGTCGTGGACGTCGACCTCGGGATGGGGAATCTGGCGGGCGTTCTCGGCATCGACGTCGACACGGGGGCGACCCTCAACGACGTGCTCGCGGGGACGGCCGACGTCGCGACCGCCGTGCGCGAGGGGCCAGTCGGCCTGTCGGTCCTCCCCGCCTCGGACGACCTCGACGACTTCGGGAAGGCCGATCCGGAGGGGCTACCGGCGGTCCTCGAGGCCCTCGACGCGGACGTCGTCCTGCTCGACACCTCGGCGGGACTGAGCCACGACAGCGTCGAACCGCTCCGGGTCGCCGACGAGGTGGTGCTGGTGTCGACGGCCGAGCGGGGGGCGATCGGCGACACGGCGAAAACCCACGAGGTGGCGACTCGGTTCGGGACGCCCGTGACCGGCGTCGTCGTGACACGGACGGGCGCCGAGACGGACGCCGCGTCGGTGGGCGACCGCCTCGGCGTCGCGGTGCTGGGATCGATCCCCGACGACCCGGCCGTGGCGGCCGCGGCCGCGGACGGGGAACCGCTGGTCACCGCCGCCCCGTCGTCACCGGCGACCGCCGCGTACCGCCGGCTCGCCGTCGCGCTAACCGGCGACGACTCGATCACCGTGACGACCGACGAACCGACGTCACCGACCGACCCCGAGGGCGTCGTCGTCGTCGACGCCGAGGCCGTCGCCGGCGACGACGAGGGATCGGCCGACTGGGAGGAGGTCACCGGCGAGACGGGGACGGTCACGCTCGACGAATCCGACGAATCGGACGACAGTGACGACGCGGACGAGCGCACCGGCTTCCTCCGCTGGCTCCTCGGGTGA
- a CDS encoding DUF6276 family protein: MPCPACGTATLSFPVPPALREHAPEAGDAAAICPTCLRTHAVDADTESPDFSTVHPAFPSGEAGAALALALGLLDSLALRRDAVDACCAHAERAGADVLLALDRLAGDAAVDPHVDLDRRRRQLAELLR; the protein is encoded by the coding sequence ATGCCCTGTCCCGCCTGCGGCACCGCCACGCTCTCCTTTCCCGTGCCGCCGGCGCTCCGCGAGCACGCGCCCGAAGCCGGCGACGCCGCCGCCATCTGTCCGACCTGTCTCCGGACGCACGCGGTCGACGCCGACACCGAGTCACCCGATTTCTCGACGGTCCACCCCGCGTTCCCGAGCGGCGAGGCGGGCGCGGCACTGGCGCTCGCGCTCGGCCTCCTCGACTCGCTGGCCCTCCGTCGGGACGCGGTCGACGCCTGCTGTGCCCACGCCGAGCGGGCGGGGGCTGACGTCCTGTTGGCGCTCGACCGACTGGCGGGCGACGCGGCGGTCGACCCGCACGTCGACCTCGACCGTCGCCGCCGGCAGTTGGCCGAACTCCTCCGTTAA
- a CDS encoding CTP-dependent riboflavin kinase — protein sequence MAESAAASSVSHDELAALKRIGLDGGLSGRTKVSCSGLAERLDASAQTASRRLQRLDEAGLLNRELLADGQLVTLTDAGVSALRREYADYRRLFEDDATLSLDGTVTSGMGEGRHYISLSGYMRQFRERLGYEPFPGTLNVDLTAESVRSRGEMDALETGTTRIDGWEDGDRTFGPATCYAARIDADAGSYDGAHVIVPDRTHHDETQLELIAPVKLRDELALEDGDGLTVHLGGEGT from the coding sequence ATGGCAGAGAGCGCAGCGGCGTCGTCGGTGAGCCACGACGAACTCGCCGCCCTGAAGCGTATCGGCCTCGACGGTGGGCTCTCGGGGCGGACGAAGGTCTCGTGTTCCGGGCTGGCCGAGCGCCTCGACGCGTCGGCACAGACCGCCTCCCGCCGCCTCCAGCGGCTCGACGAAGCCGGACTCCTGAACCGGGAGCTGCTGGCCGACGGCCAGCTGGTGACACTCACCGACGCGGGGGTGTCGGCACTGCGGCGCGAGTACGCCGACTACCGGCGGCTGTTCGAGGACGACGCGACGCTGTCGCTCGACGGCACCGTCACGAGCGGCATGGGCGAGGGGCGCCACTACATCTCGCTGTCCGGCTACATGCGTCAATTCCGCGAGCGGCTCGGCTACGAGCCGTTCCCCGGGACGCTCAACGTCGATTTGACGGCCGAGAGCGTCCGTAGCCGCGGGGAGATGGACGCACTGGAGACCGGAACGACCCGCATCGACGGCTGGGAGGACGGCGACCGAACGTTCGGGCCGGCGACGTGTTACGCGGCTCGGATCGACGCCGACGCGGGCTCGTACGACGGCGCACACGTCATCGTTCCGGACCGGACCCACCACGACGAGACGCAACTCGAACTGATCGCCCCGGTGAAGCTCCGCGACGAACTCGCCCTCGAGGACGGGGACGGCCTGACGGTCCACCTGGGGGGCGAAGGGACGTGA